taacaaatttataatttaattgatgAAAATGATTGTAGAAAATAAAGTTAAGAAAGTGTTcttggaaaacaaaaaaaatgagctATAATTAAGTCATATTTCGTAaagttttatcaattttataatttaaaattatacataaagaatataaatttattttattaaaaataatttgatttttaaaattgttcaagttaaaattttaaattattttagaaatatgcTTGGACTTTTGCTACATCAACCCTCATAAGTTGCTACATCAGAAATGAGTTCCTACACCTTACGTTATGTTAGATGACTagcacttcaaaatttaaatttaatttaatatgcgcaatataaaatatttaaagagcacaaatatatctaataaattatattCTTACATCTctcgtaaaattataaatataggtGTGTCTAGTGTCTACATTTGTAGACCCGCTACGGCAATCTGGAGGGCCGAGCAGGCAATTTGCCCACCaaagggataaaaataaaacaataaaacaaaacagTATTTCACTGTTTATGTACCTTACCTGAGGCATTTGAAtcacattatctaaaattcatagatattaaaaaaaacacacaaattTCGTTCATagtaattgaaaaattaaaaattttataattcctCCTACACTTAATTCGCACAATTATTATTGAAGATtataaaaattgcaaaattttattataaaccGATCCTTTGAAGATTATGAGTTTTGCTACCACAACCGACTTAAAAGATTCAAAACATCAGACTATCACACATTTTGGAACCTTTTGGTTGTGGGACCTTTTGGTTGCATGTAATTACAATTGCACATCAGTTATAACCGCATACAAATACTAATTTAGTATTTGATTTAATCTATTTTAACTTCAACTGCTACAGTAAAGACTGCCAAAGAAAATTCAATTGAAGCTAAGCCCAAATTTACCAtagtttatgaaaaaaataaccttaaataaaatataaacttacctcctaaaaaataaacaaaattttttttttgtttttttacattCAAGttaattttatcatcatatatataaaaagataaaatttaaaaaattatttcctaGCTGCACACagccaaacaaattatttgtaCTATATGAAGCcaaatttagatatatatgaagccaaatttagatataaaacTAGAAGATGCAttagaaaaaagcaaaaatcacGAGTAAATGAGTCCTTGGACAGACTTCAGCATAAGTTATAACATACGCTTATACGGCCTCCTACATACTACAAGTTCCATCATAAGTTAAGACACAAGTAAAGTAGAACATCAGTGGAATAGCGGAAACCTCCAGAGAGACCCGCAAGACTAAAATCTACTCAACAGCAACAGCACCATCCGGACCAATATTTTGGAGTGGCTGCCTGCATAGCAGACAGAGTTTCTTCTTCTGGATCTCTTGCCCGCTAGTAGCACCCACCTCTACTGATGGAAACCGTGTCGATTTGCCAAgctgatggaaaaaaaaaaaagttagaaattgAAAAAACACTGCACTGTTGAGAGAAAGAGAACGCGGGTCAGCTTGCTCACCTCATTTGCCCGGACCTCATTTGCACTGCTTCTCACTACCCTCCGGCAATAATTTCCAACTATGTCCTCATGTGTCATGTCGAAAAACTTGTTTAGCCCAACCCGGGAACGTGGTCCCTTAACCATTCGCTTCTCTGCACGGCACTTGTTTATAAAGTCCACATTTTTGCAAAAGATTGCAAATCGCCGCTCCTTCTCCGCAGCATCCGCATACGTGCGTTTGAACTTTTTGATCAATAGCTCAAACCTCCCACGCCTCACCATTTCTGTTGCCCAAGAGACGGCCTTGCCGGTGAGTCCATTGGCAAAGGTATTCATGCTGCTGCTGAGATGGAAAATAATTGTTTGTTTCGGTAGATCGAAAATCGAGACTCcgaggagaaaaagaaatccAATAGACACATAGTATAAGGAAATTAATAGAATTCGAATGAAAAGTACTCGGGgtctttttatttctaaaaacttgtTGAAAAATACTCCAAAATCTTTGAGAATTATTTCTTAAAATTGCATTAACTAGTGGAATCAAACAATAGGTAGACAAGATCTGCAATCTCTATAATTCTAGAATTTGCAGCAGCCGGATAGGACATAAAGAAGATAAAGTCGAATGTAAGAACCCTAAAGAGGAAAATATGATTCAACACATCTGACTTGCATCAGGTGTACGACAAAAGCAGACCATAAAAATTAGGTTAGAAAATGAAACTAATCACAAACATGTCAAATAAAAGTTGAGAAACATCTAAATTcttttcaacaaaaaataacTATCGTAGGCCCAAAAATGACAGTACCCTATGTCTGGCGCACTATGTATACAAATGCCAAAGAAAACATAGATCAGATCAAGCGTACGACTCCAAATTGCTTGACCAACAAAAAATAATCAGAACAAACATAAAACTGTTTGGAGCAAGAAGAAAACAGATTACAAGATATTGAGAAAGaataggaaaaaatatatatattaaatgtaAACTCTGATTTGTGTTAGCAAATCGATTTAGGTCAGGTCggcgaatatatatatttcagtaCAGAATCAGTTATTTGAAAAACCAGTATACCAGTTCCAGTTCCAAACCGAACAGCAAACCAGCCAACCCGTTTATCTTGGTGCTGAAACTTCTCTGGAAAACCGGCCTTGCATTCTGTTGAAAGGgccccaaaaaaaaaccaaaaagaagaaagaaaatgtaaGAAAAGACACGAAGGAAAAGATGTGAGAGTCTAACATCATCCATTCTATTTTAAGtggaaaaaaacagaaaaattgatcaaataattaaagtgcaacaatatgattaattaacttctttttctttttctttttttttttttggagaagatagcacgctacccgttttatTCATTGGTACGACGAACTTTTAGTCCAGAGAAGTCCAAGATTGAACAATTGCGAACTATTCAAGATACAATGGAGAGTCTTCTATAACATGCACCCAATATATTCCGAGAgggataaataaataaataaatcccaatataataatatagaattaaaTACATCTTCAGAGATAGGCCCGATGCACTCATGCTTCGAAAAGAGCAAAAAGAGCCAATATCAAAGCCATTAGAGTGAATGGTTAGGTAGTTGGATCACAAACTCATATAGATGGTAAAATTAGCAAATAAACTACAAATCCTGCCTTCGTAAGAGGAgcaaatcaaaataattgatGCTTCGATTTTAAAAAcgcaaaaaaagaaagcaatttCAAGAAAACAGGGTTAGAAAAGAGTAACAcctaaagaaaaaatattagaacgGCAAACCACTCACACCTGGACACGACTAATGTTTTGCTGTTTGTTGAATTACAAataagaagatgaagatccCCACATCGGGTAACACTTTTATAGATTTTACATGCAATTGGAAAGGGAAAGAAGAGAAGGGGTAAAAGCGGTTCGATTCCAGaaacttttctttaaaaaaaaaaaaaatggaaatagAAAATCTGAACAGGAAGCGAACCTAGATAAACCCAGATTGTCGTGTTAAAACACAAACAAAACCCTAGACGAAGTCAGATTAAAAACGACAATAAACTAGACGAACttagattataaaaaaaaaaaaaaagaaattgggtAATCTAGTTCCAAAACACTCTTTAAAGAAGGGATTCATTCGAATACCtcaaagatagagagagaggacctCACGGTGAGAGAGGGAGATCGGAAGAGAGAGGGCGAAGAGGCGAAAAGGGGATCGGGGTTTAATGAAAGGAAAAGGTTAAATTACACATCTCGTCCTCACACAATGAATTAACTTTTCTCACGAAAATGTAGTAGTCGAATAGCGGAATTCAATTTAGTTGAGTGTACatgcaaatacatataataatttttttaatttattttaaaaataatataaatttttatatattatatttatataaaagtctataataaaaattatattttataaatttatatattatattttttaaaaaaatatttacaatattttataatattattatatatatatatatgttaaatatttttatatattttttcaattcaaataaatataaaatttaaatatattgtttaaactaaaaatattagaatttaattaatatttactttaaaatttaaaatttaattttgatctattgtaactaaatattttaattgttaattcaaatctgatatctaaaatttataaatttaaatttaatttacgatttaaactcaaattttaatttttatgtaaaataggggataagaatgctattttttaagaGATTTATCATAACTGTtcgtttttatttaaaataatttttattgaattgaTATAATCATTGGTAGAATTATAATGgtaggattgaatttatagatgataggaatattatttttcctaaaaaatttattataaccgtttatttttatttaagataaTTTTTATGGAATTGATATTACCATTGGCAGGATTGAATTTATAGCTGGGTTCATtcttatttcaaatattttttttataaattaattataatcgTTCGTAATGAATCATcttctatacgcttttataagattttttattCCATCTGTTATTATAAAACTTTctatatgattttatttatagtatagataatataaaataaataaataggaatgctattttttaacagattggtCATAATCATtcgttttaatttaaaatatttataaataataactgTTAATAGGATTAGTTATAGATGGGTAacaatctattttttaataaattgattataacttttgttcttattttcgatattttttagtaaattaattatagtTGTATATAAGGAATatacttttatttcttttttattctgcTTGGtactataaaattttctataccATTTTAtgtatagtataaaaataaatataaaatataaattataagacatcttaattattattatatcatcaataataaaaatattattccatTTATTGCGTCAGCACACTATAAGCATGATCTAAAAAAATTGTGATTAATTTCATCAGTACCCTTCCACCACCCTAGTAACATAGGTACCCTCCAAAAAGTTgtcaatatcaaaaaaataaatactctttcacatttagtaaaattaattaaactatcCATAGTACTCAtattctattaaaaatataactattgtaatagttatcCCTCTCACACTTACAACTATTGTAATACACAATAGATGATTAAGAAAGATAGTATGCacttattatatgtatttttctactttaatttaattattttaatatgtttttattttcgCTAGTTTTGTAACCTTTCTATNNNNNNNNNNNNNNNNNNNNNNNNNNNNNNNNNNNNNNNNNNNNNNNNNNNNNNNNNNNNNNNNNNNNNNNNNNNNNNNNNNNNNNNNNNNNNNNNNNNNNNNNNNNNNNNNNNNNNNNNNNNNNNNNNNNNNNNNNNNNNNNNNNNNNNNNNNNNNNNNNNNNNNNNNNNNNNNNNNNNNNNNNNNNNNNNNNNNNNNNNNNNNNNNNNNNNNNNNNNNNNNNNNNNNNNNNNNNNNNNNNNNNNNNNNNNNNNNNNNNNNNNNNNNNNNNNNNNNNNNNNNNNNNNNNNNNNNNNNNNNNNNNNNNNNNNNNNNNNNNNNNNNNNNNNNNNNNNNNNNNNNNNNNNNNNNNNNNNNNNNNNNNNNNNNNNNNNNNNNNNNNNNNNNNNNNNNNNNNNNNNNNNNNNNNNNNNNNNNNNNNNNNNNNNNNNNNNNNNNNNNNNNNNNNNNNNNNNNNNNNNNNNNNNNNNNNNNNNNNNNNNNNNNNNNNNNNNNNNNNNNNNNNNNNNNNNNNNNNNNNNNNNNNNNNNNNNNNNNNNNNNNNNNNNNNNNNNNNNNNNNNNNNNNNNNNNNNNNNNNNNNNNNNNNNNNNNNNNNNNNNNNNNNNNNNNNNNNNNNNNNNNNNNNNNNNNNNNNNNNNNNNNNNNNNNNNNNNNNNNNNNNNNNNNNNNNNNNNNNNNNNNNNNNNNNNNNNNNNNNNNNNNNNNNNNNNNNNNNNNNNNNNNNNNNNNNNNNNNNNNNNNNNNNNNNNNNNNNNNNNNNNNNNNNNNNNNNNNNNNNNNNNNNNGTAGCAAGCTAAATATTTCGTTCATTAAGTGAgatgaactaagcgtacaaaTTGGATGCAACAATCCTTATAGTTGTACATAATTTCGAAACAGATTTTAAAACATCATAGTTCATGGTTAAtacttttgtaatttttttatttttattgaaacaTGCACTTTTGCACTTTTGCAATTAGTAGTAGATTGGTTAGCTTAAGTTAGTAATCACCAAAAGCTAGTATTTTGATTGGTTactaaatttttacaaaaatttactCCATGCACCCCTATTGGGCATAATTTAAACAGTACTTTGGTTAATTACTaaatattatacttttaaaCAGGTTTTAAGATAGATAGAGATGGAAATTTAATTAAACCAGTGTAAAACttaatattatttgttatcTAATCAAGAAAAATAGATCCCACTAAGAACGAATATAAGCTGAGAAATtattaatatgaaaaaaaatgtcGTCGTACGcttatcaaaatatttagagagagagaaaagttacAAACCCAAGGAAATCTAGCAGAAGGGAGCTCTTTTGCGCCTTCTTGGTTCAGCAAAAGAGAGATAATCAAGGAAAGTCTTTTCTTTACTCCTTTCTTACAAAAGATTGCATTGGGGATAATCAAGGAAAATCTTTTCTTTACTCCTTTCTTACAAAGATTGCATTGGGACAGTAAATTATTTATAAGAAGTTTATaaagcaaaattaattaatacccAAAGTTTTTATAAGAAGAACTCTTACCTAAAAAAGTGCCATCTCCAGCGTAAAGGGAGAAATCTTTTCGGGTTTTCCTTTGTTATTTTATGCCATAtcaaagatatttttttaaaaaaaaatctaacagcATAAGGTAAGGTATTGTGTGGTTTGAGTATAAACAATATCAGAAATATGTATAAATTCaggtataaataaaaactatattaaTTTTACGTTTGAACAAAAATTAAGTTACtcccaaaaataagaaaaaatagtgtttcgatagatagataagttagaataagaaaaataatgaatagttataaataaaaataatgatattactcctatcattatattttattttcaaattttgaatttcactttaaatttaagatcaaatttaaattgaaaaatataaaataaaaatttaaaaatttaaaaatttaaaatatcaaattttaaattttaaatttagaatttaaaattataactttaatttttatattacaaaatataaatattaaaaattttatatttaaagtttaaagtttaaacttttaaatttaaaaataaaaatagaggtAGGAAAAATtaatagggtaaacttcaaatactcctgtggtttcacactttctcattttaatactttatagtctaaagtgtatcaagttaNGGCAGCGGACACGTGGACGGCCTCAGTTGCGGGGAGGAGCACGATAACGAACACCagaagctgcagcagcagcaccagcagcagcagcagcaaacgCCGTCGGGGAGTGCGAAGAAGAAGCGTTACCACCGCCACACCGCGCACCAGATTCAAGAAATGGAAACGTGAGATTATCATCACAGTACTCCTGTTCcatactattaattttttaaaaaaagaaaaaaaaagattttcgttatatttgtatttaacaaaaataaataaatgtattcGAGTTCGAGaggtattttttttaacaacaatagtaataattttgttaataaaataattaatcagGTTGTTTAAGGAATGTCCGCACCCGGACGACAAGCAGCGGCTGAAGCTGAGCCAGGAACTCGGCCTGAAGCCCCGCCAAGTCAAATTCTGGTTCCAGAACCGCCGCACCCAGATGAAGGTGCGCACGTTAGCCCTACCTCTCCTGCCTTCTCTACCATGCACACTCCCATTGTATCaaccaaaaaaaatcaaaaaaaaaaagaaggtaaaaatattttgatgcgGCTATATGGTGTTGTTGGACGGATTAGGCGCAACAAGATCGGGCGGACAACGTAGTACTGCGGGCGGAGAATGACAGCTTGAAGAACGAGAATTTTCGCTTGCAGGCCGCCATCCGGAACGTCGTCTGCCCCAACTGCGGCGGCCCCGCCGTCCTCGGCGAGATGTCCTTCGACGAGCAGCACCTCCGCATCGAGAACGCCCGCCTCAAAGACGAGGTACGTGCCTGCTGCTTATGTTACGCCCCACCTCTAAATGGCTAAAATCCTATGCCATCATCAAACTACGTGCTTAGACGAATTATGGCTATAATGCAGCTCGAACGCCTCACGTGCATCGCATCCCGCTACAGCGGTAGCGGCAGCGGCGGTCGACCGATGCAGCCGCTTGGAGCGGCTGCGCCTATGATGATGCCGTCGCTTGACCTCGACATGGGTATATACTCGAGGCACTTCAGCGAGCCCGCATTGGCAAATTGCACTGATATGATTCCGGACGGCCACCAACCGTTTGCCGGAATGCCGATTATGGATCAAGACAAACCCCTTGTGCTTGACCTCGCGATGACTGCTGCGGACCAGCTTACCAGAATGTGCCACACCAGTGGGCCGTTATGGGTCCGTAACACCGGTGACGGTACGGAAGTTCTTGACCTCGATGAGCACGGCAGAATGTTCCCGTGGCCGATCGACTCAAAGGAGCAGCATATGGAGTTCCGGACGGAAGCAACGAGGGACAGCGCGTTGGTCATCATGAACAGCATCACTTTGGTCGACGCCTTCTTGGACGCTGTGAGTAGTTGACGCTTTTTAGTTACTAGCTAGTGTTCTACTCAATGGGTGGTAATTCTTATATATAGATGATCGATCGTTAACACATTCTTCAATATTTGTAGAACAAATGGATGGAGCTGTTCCCTTCAATTGTTCTGAAAGCAAGAACTGTACAGATTATAGCACCTGGGATCTCCGGTCATTGCAATGGCTCGCTTCATCTGGTAACTTTTATTTCTAGCCATTCTAATTGATATATATGTTGGTACTGTTATGAATTTCATTCTTCTTAATACTTTGATATATCTATCCGCGTACAGATGCATGCTGAGCTCCAATACCTATCCCCTTTGGTGCCCGTGCGTGAGATCCAGTTCTTCCGATATTGCCAGCAGAACTCGGGGGAGGGGACATGGACGATAGTTGATTTTCCCGTCGATGGGTTCCAAGATGCAGGCCTTCAAGTGTCACTTGCTCGGTGCAGGAGGCGGCCGTCTGGCTGTATAATTCAAGATATGCCAAATGGGTACTCAAGAGTATGTCTTTCTGCCCACATGCACGAGTATCACGtttctttcttaatttcttttgcGGGGATCACTGTAGTGGTCATACATCGATTTGTTTATGTGCTGAATAAATATG
This genomic window from Ananas comosus cultivar F153 linkage group 3, ASM154086v1, whole genome shotgun sequence contains:
- the LOC109707873 gene encoding homeobox-leucine zipper protein ROC3; protein product: MYKFSXGSGHVDGLSCGEEHDNEHQKLQQQHQQQQQQTPSGSAKKKRYHRHTAHQIQEMETLFKECPHPDDKQRLKLSQELGLKPRQVKFWFQNRRTQMKAQQDRADNVVLRAENDSLKNENFRLQAAIRNVVCPNCGGPAVLGEMSFDEQHLRIENARLKDELERLTCIASRYSGSGSGGRPMQPLGAAAPMMMPSLDLDMGIYSRHFSEPALANCTDMIPDGHQPFAGMPIMDQDKPLVLDLAMTAADQLTRMCHTSGPLWVRNTGDGTEVLDLDEHGRMFPWPIDSKEQHMEFRTEATRDSALVIMNSITLVDAFLDANKWMELFPSIVLKARTVQIIAPGISGHCNGSLHLMHAELQYLSPLVPVREIQFFRYCQQNSGEGTWTIVDFPVDGFQDAGLQVSLARCRRRPSGCIIQDMPNGYSRVIWVEHIEVEDRPVHQVFSQFVNSGMAFGATRWVSILQRQCERLASLMARNISDLGVIPSPEARKNMMKLSQRMIRTFCANVSASGMQSWTALSDSSEDTIRVTTRKNTEPGQPNGVILTAASTTWLPFSHQQVFDLLTDEQRRSQLDVLSSGNSLHEVAHIANGSHPRNCVSLLRINVSIHSSPYRCCFYVIHNAXSPSPPPPSRTSSATPEGDGSGASAATAAAVAPGCLLTISMQVLASAVPSAKLNLSSVTAVNHHLCNAVRQISAALGGPPQPEPAGTAAPPDP
- the LOC109708097 gene encoding uncharacterized protein LOC109708097 isoform X2 translates to MNTFANGLTGKAVSWATEMVRRGRFELLIKKFKRTYADAAEKERRFAIFCKNVDFINKCRAEKRMVKGPRSRVGLNKFFDMTHEDIVGNYCRRVVRSSANELGKSTRFPSVEVGATSGQEIQKKKLCLLCRQPLQNIGPDGAVAVE
- the LOC109708097 gene encoding uncharacterized protein LOC109708097 isoform X1, producing MNTFANGLTGKAVSWATEMVRRGRFELLIKKFKRTYADAAEKERRFAIFCKNVDFINKCRAEKRMVKGPRSRVGLNKFFDMTHEDIVGNYCRRVVRSSANEVRANELGKSTRFPSVEVGATSGQEIQKKKLCLLCRQPLQNIGPDGAVAVE